The genomic DNA TTAAAACAGTAGCTACAAAATTAAGACGTTAAAACttttaaaaactaaaaaatttgcgttattaaattaagaaatttcacgatatataaaaaatatatataattaatactgtTTAAGAAGggatatttattttaagagCCATGTACATAGTAAGTATTGCAGAGCTATTTGTACATACAAAAGTTTTGCTTAAATTTATGTTTGTGGGAAGAAGATAGAActttgttaatatatatatatatattatatatatatatatatatatatattcgtattaagattatttacattttattaatttcaatagtCCTTGCATTTTATAAGAAGTTAATAGTTTCTACACATACTCACGATCTTACAATAAACGAACCTCAATCTACATTATCTTGGAAAATCAGTTTTACGTATCCTGGTGTTCCTTCAAGAGGGACTGCGCAAAACGGACAAATTGCAATATAACCATTTGTACCATGTGGAATTGCAACTTTCTCCCAATATCTGTAACATGATACAATTTTacatactataaatatatatcgttaaacaaaTGAAAACCCACAAGTACTGTAGTATACTTAATACTAACTTGACAGTTTTTTCTGTAGCCATGTGTCCACAAGGCCTAAATGCATAAGTAGGCGGGCCACAATCCACGTAAAATGCAGGTTCTATTCCCATAGAAAGTTTAACTACTGAACCGGCTACTAGACACATTGGACACCTTCTAGTGGCTTTGTCTTTTTCTTGACCCCAATCATGGAGACCTTGTACATGTCCACATTTCAAATAAACATATGGTTGTTGTTGTGCTGAATCTGCAGCTGCTTTACGTGGTATAACTAATGTATTTAAACCAACAGGGCATTGTGGTCTTCCGGCATTTATAGCATCAACTAGTTCTTCTAAATTATGTTTTGTCTGtgtaaaacatattttatattttcgatttgtAGTCTTCATACGAATATAAGGGTTATAAATTATTTGCACTTACTGGCGACTTTGCCAGACCTTCCGCTGATCTCCAAAGTAACGTGGCACCGCAAAGGTCGATCAAAGTTCCATCTTGCAGAATATTGTTCTCATCTTCTACGACATTTCCTTTTTGTTGGGCACTTCGACTTTCCCTTAACGAGAAAACTCCCCCACCTACGCTGACTTCTCTCCAAAAACCACACTGTGCTTCACCGCCACAAAACTGACCCCGCGGATGCATTATTAAAACGCCATTTGTTGTGAGCCCATCAATCTCACGATTTTCTTGCCACTTTGTTGCTTTTTCCTAAAACAATCAATTTTTGTGTTTTCTTATAATTCCATCGAAACAAGTATTTGTATACGGTATAAAAGGAAACTTACCCCTAAAAAGATATTTCTTGAACTATCAAAACCTGCAGCATATATTCTGGCGATTCTAGGATCCGATCGATCGGCGAGAATTCGACAGGCAAACCTGCTAATTGTACTTTGAGCAACG from Bombus terrestris chromosome 11, iyBomTerr1.2, whole genome shotgun sequence includes the following:
- the LOC100648060 gene encoding protein pellino isoform X1, producing MPVTKRIPCPSRSDGGSSESPLLVEEGETVGAPHSPRSKHNHNHTHANPHRSHSYRHEKPKQLIKYGELVILGYNGFLPPGDRGRRRSKFVLFKRPVANGVKRSKHYIVKTPHSSQAILNTKQHSISYTLSRTQAVIVEYTEDEGTDMFQVGRSSESPIDFVVMDTCAGGSDSSNEGRVAQSTISRFACRILADRSDPRIARIYAAGFDSSRNIFLGEKATKWQENREIDGLTTNGVLIMHPRGQFCGGEAQCGFWREVSVGGGVFSLRESRSAQQKGNVVEDENNILQDGTLIDLCGATLLWRSAEGLAKSPTKHNLEELVDAINAGRPQCPVGLNTLVIPRKAAADSAQQQPYVYLKCGHVQGLHDWGQEKDKATRRCPMCLVAGSVVKLSMGIEPAFYVDCGPPTYAFRPCGHMATEKTVKYWEKVAIPHGTNGYIAICPFCAVPLEGTPGYVKLIFQDNVD
- the LOC100648060 gene encoding protein pellino isoform X2 → MVIRSDGGSSESPLLVEEGETVGAPHSPRSKHNHNHTHANPHRSHSYRHEKPKQLIKYGELVILGYNGFLPPGDRGRRRSKFVLFKRPVANGVKRSKHYIVKTPHSSQAILNTKQHSISYTLSRTQAVIVEYTEDEGTDMFQVGRSSESPIDFVVMDTCAGGSDSSNEGRVAQSTISRFACRILADRSDPRIARIYAAGFDSSRNIFLGEKATKWQENREIDGLTTNGVLIMHPRGQFCGGEAQCGFWREVSVGGGVFSLRESRSAQQKGNVVEDENNILQDGTLIDLCGATLLWRSAEGLAKSPTKHNLEELVDAINAGRPQCPVGLNTLVIPRKAAADSAQQQPYVYLKCGHVQGLHDWGQEKDKATRRCPMCLVAGSVVKLSMGIEPAFYVDCGPPTYAFRPCGHMATEKTVKYWEKVAIPHGTNGYIAICPFCAVPLEGTPGYVKLIFQDNVD